The genomic interval CGAATTCCGGCGAAACTAATTCATAGTCCAACTCATCAAGGTATAGCTGTACCGCTTCCTCCGCTAATCTATCCATGTTGATGACTAATCCAAACTGAGCTTGCATAAACATTTTCACTTCTTCTTTGCTATACATTTCACCAACTCCTTAGATATAACCTTTTTCTTTTAAAGACGTAAACGTTTCATCTCCTACTATTATGTGATCCAAAACCTCAATGCCAATGATTTTTCCTGCCTCCACCAATCTTTTCGTTACTTCAATGTCTTCTCGGCTGGGTTCCGCTTTTCCCGAAGGATGATTGTGACCGACAATGATTGAAGCGGCGTTTGACAATATAGCCGATTTCATCACTTCTCTCGGATGAACGATGCTTGCGTTTAAGCTCCCAATATGGCAAACATTGATTGAGACTGGTTGATTCTTGGTATCAAGTGAAACAACGATGAAATGCTCACGGTCTCTTTCAGCTAAAAACTGCTTTAACAGCTGATATCCATCTTTAGGTGACCGGATACAACGTTCTTTATAGAGAACGCTTGATTCCTTTACTAATTTAATAGATACAATATTAACCCTTTTTGCAGGGAATTTCTTTGATTTCTCAACATTTAAAATCTCCATTGGTTTCCCCTTCCTAGTTTTTATTAACTCATATAACCTTCCTAAAAAGAAAAGCCTCAATTCCTAATATATATAAGGAATTGAGGTGTGACCGTGAGACAGAATGAACACTCTTGGCTAAATAATCATGAATACATTTCTCAAATTTAGTTCGTCCACTCTAGCTTTTCGGCAAAAACCTCTACGCAAGATACCCTTACGAATCAACATCATACAGAAGCATTCACACAGCTAATTAATCTAGCATGCATGCCTCTTTGTGTAATGTAGGTGCTCTAAACTGGTAAAAAGGGTTCAATCTTTTCTGCCAAAAACTGTTCACTCCTAACTCATCGATTACATTAAAATTTAAAATAAGTCGTTTTCTTAAAAATAATATATATTTGCACTCACTAGCGTCGCATTAAAATAATTTAACACCTTCAAATAAACCGAATTTTCTGAAATATAATCTAAACACAAAAAAATCCTTTATAATGGTTGGGTGGTAGTAAACCATCCAAATCCAATACAAAGGACAAAAGCATGGATAAGTTTACACGAAAAACATCATTTGAACAATGGTTTTCACCGATTAATCGTCCATTATTTGACGACCTAGTGAAAACACATCAATTAAATCACTATACCAAGAAGCTTTATATGGCTTCATTTATGAAACTGCTTTTGTATGCCCAACTCCATGAAACCGAGAGTTTACGGGCGTTGAGTGACGCTGTCTTTTTAGAAGAATTACAACGAGCAACGGGATTGGAATCGATTAGTTTTTCACAGTTAGGGAGACGAATCAATACCATCCCAACTGAGTTCTTTCAAACGATTTTTCTCGATTTAGTGGCACAAATTCATCGGAAAACCAATTTCCAAACAAGAAGAAAAGTGACAACGCCTTTGAAAATCATTGATTCGAGTACATTACCGCTTAATTTGACCAATCATAAGTGGGCAGAGTTTCGAAAAACAAAATCAGGAGTAAAGCTTCACTTACGACTTGTTTTTATGGAAAAAGGACTCTCCTATCCAGATAAAGCCGTACTCACGAATGCCAACGAACATGATCGTGGTCAACTAGAAGTATTCGTGGATGACAAAGAATGCATGTACGTGTTTGATCGTGGTTACTTGGATTATGGGCGCTTTGATCAAATGACGGAAGATGGCTATTTCTTTGTGACCCGTTTGCGTAAAAACGCTGTTGTCCGAGTGTTAGAATCCTTTTCGTTACCAGAAGATTCACCCGTATTCTCTGATGAAATGGTTGTCATTGGAACACCACAAAATCGTTCTGAAAACGTGTTTCGCTTACTCAAATTGCATGATACAAAAGGAAATGAGCTTCATTTACTGACAAATCGGTTTGACATTGACGCAGATGAAATTGCAGAAACCTACCAATCACGTTGGGCAATCGAACTTTTTTTCAAATGGATGAAACAACATCTGAACATTAAAAAGTTTTTTGGTCACAGTGAACAAGCTGTACATAATCAAGTGTACGTAGCCATGATAGTGTACTGTCTGAATGTTTTAGCTCAGTTGAACACGAATAGCGAACGCAGTTACTTACAAATTAGTCGCTATTTGAAGGCTTCTTTGTGGAAATCCGCTCACATTTGGTTACGAAAAATCGAAGGAAACGGCGTCCCATAAAGGTTTGCCAGTCGTTGTTGCACAAGTCATAGGTTATAGTAAAAAAATGGATGTTTACTACCCTCGCTTAGGTGTTTTCGTTTTTTCTCTAAAGTCCAGAAAAAATAAAACTGAAAATTCAGACATTATTTATGCGACGGTAGTGATTTGCACTATAAATTGATTCGGTATCAAGCAAAGGGTTATAGAATTCCA from Tepidibacillus fermentans carries:
- a CDS encoding IS4 family transposase, with the translated sequence MDKFTRKTSFEQWFSPINRPLFDDLVKTHQLNHYTKKLYMASFMKLLLYAQLHETESLRALSDAVFLEELQRATGLESISFSQLGRRINTIPTEFFQTIFLDLVAQIHRKTNFQTRRKVTTPLKIIDSSTLPLNLTNHKWAEFRKTKSGVKLHLRLVFMEKGLSYPDKAVLTNANEHDRGQLEVFVDDKECMYVFDRGYLDYGRFDQMTEDGYFFVTRLRKNAVVRVLESFSLPEDSPVFSDEMVVIGTPQNRSENVFRLLKLHDTKGNELHLLTNRFDIDADEIAETYQSRWAIELFFKWMKQHLNIKKFFGHSEQAVHNQVYVAMIVYCLNVLAQLNTNSERSYLQISRYLKASLWKSAHIWLRKIEGNGVP
- the radC gene encoding RadC family protein, translating into MEILNVEKSKKFPAKRVNIVSIKLVKESSVLYKERCIRSPKDGYQLLKQFLAERDREHFIVVSLDTKNQPVSINVCHIGSLNASIVHPREVMKSAILSNAASIIVGHNHPSGKAEPSREDIEVTKRLVEAGKIIGIEVLDHIIVGDETFTSLKEKGYI